TTGAAGTTCTTGATCTTAGTttcaacaaattcaattcatccaTACCTGACTCCTTGTATAGTTTAAACCATCTTCGATTCCTTAGTCTTAGTTTTAATTACTTAGTAGGTAAAATTTCGAGTGCCATCGGAAACTTAAGCTCTCTTATTCGCCTTGATCTTTCGTATAATATGCTGGAGGGAAGATTACCAACCTCTTTGGAAGATCTTTGCAATTTGAAGGAGGTGAATTTGTCATATAATAAAATTGATCAAGACATATCAGAAATCCTACACAGTCTGTCCAGATGTAGTTTGAATTGCCTAGAGTCACTGAATTTGGGAATTAACCACCTTTCTGGCCTTTTACCTGATAAAGTCGGGCAATTTAAGAATTTAGCTTACCTGTCCCTTGCTCAAAACAACATTTCTGGTCCAATACCTATGTCCATAGGAGAGTTATCATGTTTGAAGTCTATTGATGTTTCTGAAAATCAATTAAATGGTACATTTCCTCCAAGTTTTGGACAATTAGCCAATTTAGAAACTCTAAGTTTTGGGCATAATATGCTGGAAGGAGTTGTATCAGAAACCTACTTTTCTAATCTCACGAGGTTGACAACTTTGTTGGCATCCGGAAACATGTTGAGGTTTGAACCAAACTCAAGCTGGGTTCCCTCGTTTCAATGTGAAACTATCGAATTACATCGATGGCATCTTGGCCCAAAGTTTCCCCAGTGGTTAAAGTTCCAAAAGAAATTGTCCGGTTTAGATATTTCTCATGCAGGAATTTCAGATGTCATACCAACTTGGTTTTTGAATATTTCTGCTCAATTTAAATATGTAAATCTTTCCTCTAATCAACTTATTGGAGAGATTCCATACATGAATGTACGAGAGACTCTTGACTTGAGTTCAAACCGATTGACAGGTCCATTGCCAAGAGTATTCCCAACCTTAGAAGATTTAATTTTGTCAAATAATTCATTTTTAGGATTCCTTTCTGAATTTGTTTGCAACTCATCAGAACAGAGATGGATGAGAATTCTTGACATTGATACAAATATTCTCTCCGGAGAAATTCCAGATTGTTGGAATCATTGGCAGCAAGTGACatacttaaatttgagaaacaacaATTTGACAGGGAAAATCCCACTTTCTTTGGGGTATAAAAATCTACAAGTGCTAAACCTTCGAAGCAATAGCATGTCTGGGGAGTTACCATACACATTGCAAAATAGTACGAGTTTGATCATTCTTGATCTTAGTGAAAATTATTTCAGTGGAGGTATACCGGAATGGATTGGTGACAAGCTCTCAAATCTTGTAGTTCTAAGTCTCCGCTCAAATAATTTTGATGGCCATATTCCTCATAAAATTTGTGCTGGTCACTCTCTTCAGAACTTGGACCTTTCTCAGAACAACATTTCAGGAGCTATTCCAAaatgttttaataattttagtgcAATGGCAACAAAAAACAAAAGCTCTGGCGACCTTGAGATTTGGACTACTTTCCAGAGTAATGTATTTCATTTGAGCGCATTATTGGTGCTGAAGGGACGAGAGGATGAATACAGTACCACATTAGGACTTGTTACCAGCATAGATCTTTCAGTTAACAGTCTCACAGGAGAGATCCCCAAAGAAATTGGAAACCTCATCGGACTACGGTCATTAAATTTGTCAAGGAATCTCTTAATAGGAAATATACCAGACATCGTTGGCAAGTTGGAGTTACTGGAGTCTCTTGATTTGTCAATGAATAGACTGCATGGTGAAATCCCTTCAAGTTTCTCTAATTTGAATTTCTTGAATCACTTCAACGTGTCCTACAACAACTTGACAGGACAAATCCCAACGAGCACTCAGCTTCAAAGCTTTGAAAACTCTTCTTACATGAGCAATCATCTTTGTGGTCCTCCGGTCATAAACAACTGCAGCACAAATGGTGTTCCAACTGATGTTACAAATAATGGAGGTAGCAATGAAGGAAGTAATGGGCGGTCTAAAGTGAATTGGCTTTATGTAAGCATAGTTCTTGGCTTTGTAATGGGATTCTGGGCTGTAGTTGCTCCTCTTTGTTTCATTAGGTCTTGGAGGCATGCATATTATCAGAAGCTGGACAATGTTGGTAATAAGCTGTATGTGTTTTGGGCTACTAGGCGCATGTAGTTAGATGTAAAAAAAATGTATAACTAATGTTTGTATGTGTTTGCAGTTAATTATATAGGATTATgatatcaaatttatcaaacaaCACATTTTAAAGGAAATTACATGAATAAATTGATGTAAACCTTTGACTTTAGATTTAATTGATTCATGCATTTCTTTTTGCAAGAATAAATGGAATTTACAGTTTGTATAAATTTTTTCAGGATGAAAGTTTGTTTTGACTCTTAATTGTATTTCATTAATAAAGATGTGATTGAGTTAAAGAGTGCAATTTCATAAGTTTTGTTGGGTGAAAATTATGTATTTAGGGATGGATTGTATTTcgatttttttattgaaaaaaaatggataaattagtttTTGTGTTTCGGAATGTGTAAATTagttcatccataaaattttttctATTAAAGGATGATGTGGACATGctgaaatttatttttatgggTAAGCTATAAAAATGGTCATCCAACTATGCCTTTtgttctattttggtcactcaactattaCTTTTTTTGATTTAAtcactatttttttttgaaattaaatattttagtcttCCTGAGTTTATGTGGGCTTTTTTTATTGGTCTAATAACAAAATTAGCCCTCTAATAtctacacattctatcaatttgatcttaaatataaaaattcaacaaatttagctcTCAATATTTAccaaatttgtcattttaattctaattctaaaaaattaataaatttgacctcaacatttacaaaatatatcaatttagtcttaattctaatttaaaaaaatcattttaaccctTTATAACCCATCAACTAACCCACGtgatatattaaaataagaaaaagagtctcttgcaaaaaaaaaaaactctaaaaagTCGGGATAAACCACAAAAAAATTTAAgatccaaaagaaaataaaagcatTAAAAATGTTGTTTGTTTGGGTAGTAATGCAACAAATTATTCCAGATAAGTTCTGAATCAACTGATTTGATTTAGTATGATGTCTAAATTATAGTAAAAGAAATTG
This is a stretch of genomic DNA from Gossypium arboreum isolate Shixiya-1 chromosome 11, ASM2569848v2, whole genome shotgun sequence. It encodes these proteins:
- the LOC108471369 gene encoding receptor-like protein EIX2, giving the protein MRTVTISLLPLFLVITTFCFGFCNGNANVLCIESEREALLKFKNDLIDPSNKLSSWVEGGDCCEWIGVFCHNLTGHVHKLHLAAPSSPPSDDASLAEMEDYERSKLGGKINPSLLELKHLSILDLSNNNFSTQTLEFFGLLGSLTYLDLSQAQFQGEIPHSLGNLSKLHYLDLRGDNWWPKDLEAKSLQWVSVLFSLQYLDLSHVDLSEATDWLQVTFKHPSLLELHLSDCDLADDSSPISVNSSKSLAVLDLSWNFNYLSSIPMSIFSLHGLVSIDLASSSLKGPIPDYFGNISFLEVLDLSFNKFNSSIPDSLYSLNHLRFLSLSFNYLVGKISSAIGNLSSLIRLDLSYNMLEGRLPTSLEDLCNLKEVNLSYNKIDQDISEILHSLSRCSLNCLESLNLGINHLSGLLPDKVGQFKNLAYLSLAQNNISGPIPMSIGELSCLKSIDVSENQLNGTFPPSFGQLANLETLSFGHNMLEGVVSETYFSNLTRLTTLLASGNMLRFEPNSSWVPSFQCETIELHRWHLGPKFPQWLKFQKKLSGLDISHAGISDVIPTWFLNISAQFKYVNLSSNQLIGEIPYMNVRETLDLSSNRLTGPLPRVFPTLEDLILSNNSFLGFLSEFVCNSSEQRWMRILDIDTNILSGEIPDCWNHWQQVTYLNLRNNNLTGKIPLSLGYKNLQVLNLRSNSMSGELPYTLQNSTSLIILDLSENYFSGGIPEWIGDKLSNLVVLSLRSNNFDGHIPHKICAGHSLQNLDLSQNNISGAIPKCFNNFSAMATKNKSSGDLEIWTTFQSNVFHLSALLVLKGREDEYSTTLGLVTSIDLSVNSLTGEIPKEIGNLIGLRSLNLSRNLLIGNIPDIVGKLELLESLDLSMNRLHGEIPSSFSNLNFLNHFNVSYNNLTGQIPTSTQLQSFENSSYMSNHLCGPPVINNCSTNGVPTDVTNNGGSNEGSNGRSKVNWLYVSIVLGFVMGFWAVVAPLCFIRSWRHAYYQKLDNVGNKLYVFWATRRM